Proteins encoded in a region of the Phoenix dactylifera cultivar Barhee BC4 chromosome 3, palm_55x_up_171113_PBpolish2nd_filt_p, whole genome shotgun sequence genome:
- the LOC103695777 gene encoding pyruvate decarboxylase 1, with protein MDTKVGSVDVAAEATANGLVGLPPAKPCHPIIPVAPASGLGEATLGRHLARRLVQVGVNDVFSVPGDFNLTLLDHLLAEPGLRLVGCCNELNAGYAADGYARARGVGACVVTFTVGGLSVLNAIAGAYSENLPVICIVGGPNSNDYGTNRILHHTIGLSDFTQELRCFQTVTCFQSVVNNLEDAHELIDTAISTALKESKPVYISISCNLPAIPHPTFSREPVPFFLSPKLSNQMGLEAAVEATAEFLNKAVKPVLVGGPKIRVAKAGQAFVELADACGYPVAVMPSAKGLVPEHHPSFIGTYWGAVSTAFCAEIVESADAYLFAGPIFNDYSSVGYSLLIKKEKAIIVQPERVVIANGPTFGCILMKDFLRALGERLKRNTTAYENYRRIFVPDGQPPECKPKEPLRVNILFKHIQKMLSGNTAVIAETGDSWFNCQKLKLPEGCGYEFQMQYGSIGWSVGATLGYAQAARGKRVIACIGDGSFQVTAQDVSTMLRCGQNSIIFLVNNGGYTIEVEIHDGPYNVIKNWNYTAFMDAIHNGEGKCWTSKVRCEEELKEAIDTAMGPKKDCFCFIEVIVHKDDTSKELLEWGSRVSAANSRPPNPQ; from the exons ATGGACACCAAGGTTGGATCGGTGGACGTGGCGGCGGAGGCGACGGCCAACGGCTTGGTCGGTTTACCGCCGGCCAAACCTTGCCATCCGATCATACCGGTGGCCCCAGCCTCCGGGCTGGGGGAGGCCACCCTCGGCCGCCACCTGGCCCGCCGCCTTGTCCAGGTCGGCGTCAACGACGTCTTCTCCGTACCCGGCGACTTCAATCTCACCCTCCTCGACCACCTCCTCGCCGAGCCCGGCCTCCGCCTCGTCGGGTGCTGCAACGAGCTCAACGCCGGCTACGCCGCCGACGGCTATGCCCGTGCCCGCGGCGTCGGCGCCTGCGTCGTTACCTTCACCGTCGGCGGCCTCAGCGTCCTCAACGCTATCGCCGGCGCCTACAGCGAGAATCTCCCGGTCATCTGCATCGTCGGCGGCCCCAACTCCAACGACTACGGCACCAACCGGATCCTCCACCACACCATCGGCCTCTCCGACTTCACCCAGGAGCTCCGCTGCTTCCAGACCGTCACCTGCTTCCAG TCGGTGGTGAATAACCTCGAGGACGCCCACGAGCTCATCGACACCGCCATCTCCACTGCTCTCAAGGAGAGCAAGCCAGTCTACATCAGCATTAGCTGCAATCTCCCCGCCATCCCTCACCCCACCTTCAGCCGAGAGCCCGTCCCCTTTTTCCTCTCCCCCAA ATTGAGCAACCAGATGGGTCTGGAGGCGGCGGTGGAGGCGACGGCGGAGTTCTTGAACAAGGCCGTGAAGCCGGTCTTGGTGGGCGGCCCCAAAATCCGGGTGGCTAAGGCCGGCCAGGCCTTCGTGGAGCTGGCCGATGCTTGTGGGTACCCAGTGGCCGTGATGCCCTCGGCCAAGGGCCTCGTACCGGAGCACCACCCGAGCTTCATCGGCACCTACTGGGGCGCCGTCAGCACCGCCTTCTGCGCCGAGATTGTGGAGTCCGCGGACGCCTACCTCTTCGCGGGCCCCATCTTCAACGACTACAGTTCCGTCGGGTATTCGCTCCTAATTAAGAAGGAGAAGGCCATCATCGTGCAGCCCGAGCGGGTGGTGATCGCCAACGGCCCGACCTTCGGATGCATTCTGATGAAGGACTTTCTTCGAGCACTCGGCGAGCGGCTCAAGAGGAATACTACTGCTTACGAGAACTACCGCCGGATCTTTGTGCCCGATGGGCAGCCTCCAGAATGCAAGCCCAAGGAGCCTTTGAGGGTGAATATTCTCTTCAAGCACATCCAGAAGATGCTGTCGGGCAATACCGCCGTGATCGCCGAGACCGGGGACTCATGGTTTAATTGCCAGAAGCTCAAATTGCCAGAGGGCTGTGG ATATGAGTTCCAAATGCAGTATGGATCCATTGGTTGGTCGGTGGGGGCCACTCTGGGGTATGCCCAGGCTGCAAGGGGGAAGCGTGTTATCGCCTGCATTGGTGATGGGAGCTTTCAG GTGACGGCGCAGGACGTGTCGACGATGCTGCGTTGTGGGCAGAACAGCATCATCTTCCTCGTTAACAATGGGGGTTATACCATTGAGGTGGAAATCCATGATGGCCCTTACAATGTCATCAAGAACTGGAACTACACTGCCTTCATGGACGCGATCCACAATGGCGAGGGCAAATGCTGGACTTCAAAGGTTCGCTGTGAAGAGGAGCTCAAGGAGGCGATTGATACAGCAATGGGGCCAAAGAAAGACTGCTTCTGTTTCATTGAAGTCATCGTGCACAAGGATGATACGAGCAAGGAGCTCCTTGAGTGGGGGTCAAGGGTTTCAGCGGCCAACAGCAGGCCACCCAATCCCCAGTAA